From one Streptomyces sp. SCSIO 30461 genomic stretch:
- a CDS encoding TIGR03936 family radical SAM-associated protein, translating to MQRIRLCYTKRGRLRFTSHRDFQRAFERALRRAEVPMAYSAGFTPHPKVSYANAAPTGTGSEAEYLEIALTEARDPERLRALLDESLPDGLDITDAVEARTSGLADRLTASVWELRLDGVVPDDADRAVRAFLAAETVQVERKTKNGMRSFDARGAVAALETAYPQPDRPGERPCAILRLVVRHVTPAVRPDDVLSGLRAVADLAPPVPAAVTRLAQGLFDEESGTVTDPLAPDREAVTAVPADR from the coding sequence GTGCAGCGCATCCGACTGTGCTACACCAAGCGTGGCCGCCTCCGGTTCACCAGTCATCGCGACTTCCAGCGTGCGTTCGAGCGTGCGCTCCGCCGTGCCGAGGTGCCGATGGCGTACTCGGCGGGCTTCACCCCGCATCCCAAGGTTTCGTACGCGAATGCCGCACCCACCGGTACGGGCTCCGAGGCCGAGTATCTGGAGATCGCACTCACCGAGGCCCGGGACCCCGAGAGGCTCCGTGCATTGCTGGACGAGTCGCTGCCGGACGGGCTCGACATCACGGACGCCGTGGAGGCACGGACCTCGGGGCTCGCGGACCGGCTCACGGCGTCGGTCTGGGAACTCCGGCTCGACGGGGTCGTCCCGGACGACGCGGATCGTGCCGTGCGGGCGTTCCTGGCCGCCGAGACCGTGCAGGTCGAGCGGAAGACCAAGAACGGCATGCGCAGCTTCGACGCCAGGGGCGCCGTGGCAGCGCTGGAGACGGCGTATCCACAGCCTGATAGGCCTGGAGAGCGGCCCTGTGCGATACTGCGGCTGGTTGTTCGGCACGTGACACCTGCCGTACGACCCGACGACGTCCTGTCCGGTCTCCGAGCTGTGGCCGACCTGGCGCCGCCGGTCCCCGCTGCGGTGACCAGGCTGGCGCAGGGGCTCTTCGACGAGGAGTCCGGCACGGTGACCGACCCGCTCGCGCCCGACCGCGAGGCAGTCACGGCCGTCCCAGCCGATCGCTGA
- a CDS encoding TIGR03960 family B12-binding radical SAM protein — MSAESVFPQLEALLPHVQKPIQYVGGELNSTVKPWDECDVRWALMYPDAYEVGLPNQGVMILYEVLNEREGVLAERTYSVWPDLEELMREHSIPQFTVDTHRPVKAFDVFGLSFSTELGYTNMLTALDLAGIPLEAKDRTMDDPIVLAGGHAAFNPEPIADFIDAAVIGDGEQAVLEITDIIRAWKAEGRPGGREELLFRLARTGTVYIPGFYDVEYLPDGRIGRVVPNKSGVPWRVSKHTVMDLDEWPYPKQPLVPLAETVHERMSVEIFRGCTRGCRFCQAGMITRPVRERSITGIGEMVEKGLKATGFEEVGLLSLSSADHTEIGDIAKGLADRYEEDKIGLSLPSTRVDAFNVDLANELTRNGRRSGLTFAPEGGSERMRKVINKMVSEEDLIRTVATAYGNGWRQVKLYFMCGLPTETDEDVLQIGDMAVNVIAKGREVSRSNDIRCTVSIGGFVPKPHTPFQWAPQLSAEETDARLEKLRDKIRGDKKYGRSIGFRYHDGKPGIVEGLLSRGDRRVGAVIRAVYEDGGRFDGWREHFSYDRWMQCAEKTLPELGVDVDWYTTRERTYEEVLPWDHLDSGLDKDWLWEDWQDALDETEVEDCRWTPCFDCGVCPQMQTSIQIGPTGKKLLPLTVKQPAAAATGGHTH, encoded by the coding sequence ATGTCTGCCGAGTCGGTCTTCCCACAGCTCGAAGCTCTGCTCCCGCACGTGCAGAAGCCCATCCAGTACGTCGGCGGTGAGCTCAACTCCACCGTCAAGCCGTGGGACGAGTGCGACGTCCGCTGGGCGCTGATGTACCCCGATGCCTACGAGGTCGGCCTGCCCAACCAGGGCGTCATGATCCTCTACGAGGTACTGAACGAGCGCGAGGGCGTGCTCGCCGAGCGCACCTACAGCGTCTGGCCGGACCTCGAAGAGTTGATGCGCGAGCACAGCATCCCGCAGTTCACCGTGGACACCCACCGCCCGGTGAAGGCGTTCGACGTGTTCGGCCTCAGCTTCTCCACCGAACTCGGCTACACCAACATGCTGACGGCCCTCGACCTCGCGGGCATCCCGCTGGAGGCCAAGGACCGCACGATGGACGACCCGATCGTGCTCGCGGGCGGCCATGCCGCGTTCAACCCCGAGCCCATCGCCGACTTCATCGACGCGGCCGTGATCGGCGACGGCGAGCAGGCCGTCCTGGAGATCACCGACATCATCCGCGCCTGGAAGGCCGAGGGCCGTCCCGGAGGCCGCGAGGAACTGCTCTTCCGGCTCGCGAGGACCGGCACGGTCTACATCCCCGGCTTCTACGACGTGGAGTACCTGCCGGATGGCCGCATCGGCCGGGTCGTCCCCAACAAGTCCGGTGTGCCGTGGCGCGTCTCCAAGCACACCGTGATGGACCTGGACGAGTGGCCCTACCCCAAGCAGCCCCTGGTCCCACTGGCCGAGACCGTCCACGAGCGGATGTCCGTGGAGATCTTCCGCGGCTGCACCCGCGGCTGCCGCTTCTGCCAGGCCGGAATGATCACCCGCCCGGTGCGCGAGCGCAGCATCACCGGTATCGGTGAGATGGTCGAGAAGGGTCTCAAGGCCACCGGCTTCGAAGAGGTCGGTCTGCTGTCCCTCTCCTCCGCCGACCACACCGAGATCGGTGACATCGCCAAGGGCCTCGCCGACCGGTACGAAGAGGACAAGATCGGCCTCTCCCTGCCGTCCACCCGCGTGGACGCCTTCAACGTCGACCTCGCCAACGAGCTCACCCGCAACGGCCGCCGCTCCGGTCTCACCTTCGCCCCCGAGGGCGGTTCCGAGCGGATGCGCAAGGTCATCAACAAGATGGTCTCGGAAGAGGACCTGATCCGCACCGTCGCCACCGCGTACGGCAACGGCTGGCGCCAGGTGAAGCTGTACTTCATGTGCGGTCTGCCCACCGAGACCGACGAGGACGTGCTCCAGATCGGCGACATGGCGGTCAACGTCATCGCCAAGGGCCGCGAGGTCTCCCGCTCGAACGACATCCGCTGCACGGTGTCCATCGGGGGTTTCGTCCCCAAGCCGCACACCCCCTTCCAGTGGGCCCCGCAGCTCTCCGCCGAGGAGACCGACGCCCGCCTGGAGAAGCTGCGGGACAAGATCCGCGGCGACAAGAAGTACGGCCGCTCGATCGGCTTCCGCTACCACGACGGCAAGCCGGGCATCGTCGAGGGCCTGCTCTCCCGGGGCGACCGCCGCGTCGGCGCCGTCATCCGCGCCGTCTACGAGGACGGCGGCCGCTTCGACGGCTGGCGCGAGCACTTCTCGTACGACCGCTGGATGCAGTGCGCCGAGAAGACACTGCCGGAGCTCGGCGTCGACGTCGACTGGTACACCACGCGCGAGCGCACCTACGAGGAGGTCCTGCCCTGGGATCACCTGGACTCAGGTCTCGACAAGGACTGGCTCTGGGAGGACTGGCAGGACGCGCTGGACGAGACCGAGGTCGAGGACTGCCGCTGGACGCCGTGCTTCGACTGCGGCGTCTGTCCTCAGATGCAGACCTCGATCCAGATCGGCCCCACCGGCAAGAAGCTGCTGCCGCTGACCGTGAAGCAGCCGGCCGCGGCGGCCACCGGCGGTCACACGCACTGA
- a CDS encoding Rne/Rng family ribonuclease has product MLETNNPGTAGDNTENNGSTTPSDTLPPRRRRAASRPAGSPVGAASVETVTDVTASVAAAVPASASEGTSAAEAPAPRTRRRATRKATAPAGAPAAAEVAVEPAAEASAAPAVEPEAAAEAPAPRTRRRATRKATAPAGAPAAAEVAVEPAAEASAAPAVEPEAAAEAPAPRTRRRATRKATAPAGAPAAAEVAVEPAAEAPAAPAVEPEAAEAPAPRRRRRATAPAGAPEAPVETVPVAAHEQADEPAEETAPRGRTRRRATRKPSAPEAAVETPEPTEAAAAVPVAVEAPAEADAPAEAEQAPAGRTRRRATRKPSAPEAAVETPEPAEAAAPAEAAAPARTRRRATAPQFTADSERPERAERPERARRAARPAVAVFQAPVFTEPMFQTPETAAAAAAAEAAELAEAEEEAEEEQPAPVAETGARRRRRRRAEAAEPPQAAGTPEPESAEKSGDEPEAAAEAEESEESDEYDDRPTRRRRRGGRRRRRGDAAEASDGQDEAADEAERAESERAESEDAEDTDEEDAEDEGAEAGTPSAAGTSSSRRRRRRRRRSGESADGETGAADDPDRTVVKIREPRPKAEPSDEVQSIKGSTRLEAKKQRRREGREQGRRRVPIITEAEFLARREAVERVMVVRQNGDRTQIGVLEDNVLVEHYVNKEQSTSYVGNVYLGKVQNVLPSMEAAFVDIGKGRNAVLYAGEVNFEALGMGNGPRRIESALKSGQSVLVQVTKDPIGHKGARLTSQVSLPGRYLVYVPEGSMTGISRKLPDTERARLKTILKKIVPEDAGVIVRTAAEGASEDELRRDVERLQAQWEEIQKKAKSGNAPTLLYGEPDMTVRVVRDIFNEDFSKVIVSGDDAWETIHGYVSHVAPDLAERLNRWTSEVDVFATYRIDEQLMKALDRKVWLPSGGSLVIDKTEAMIVVDVNTGKFTGQGGNLEETVTRNNLEAAEEIVRQLRLRDLGGIVVIDFIDMVLESNRDLVLRRLLECLGRDRTKHQVAEVTSLGLVQMTRKRVGQGLLESFSETCVHCNGRGVVVHMEQPATSGGGGKRGKKRGRGGAEHEHVQEARVESPAEETEAEVAAEAAAPTALPEPAFEPDEELYSSVAEAEAAAKRGRGRRRATRKVSAPAGSPQQSEPVVAVEVEQSVAGVADEAPAVVEQESVREPAGQEAPAARGRRRATRKVSAPAGSPKAVDEAQAEIVAPAATVSVPAEPAAEAPEPAAAADTAGTESEAPVAAPPRARRRVTRKVTAPAGSPSGTDDAAVVVVATAQADGAEEVASAEAPTEDTADGAPAKKAAVRKTAKKATAKKAVTKKAVTKKAVTKKTAAAKKTAAKKTTAKKATKATAKKTAAAEQSSPSVTVSAPDAAES; this is encoded by the coding sequence ATGCTCGAGACGAACAACCCCGGTACGGCCGGGGACAACACCGAGAACAACGGAAGTACCACGCCCAGCGACACGCTTCCGCCGCGTCGCCGCCGTGCTGCTTCGCGCCCCGCGGGTTCGCCCGTGGGTGCCGCGTCCGTGGAGACCGTCACCGATGTGACGGCATCCGTCGCCGCTGCCGTACCGGCTTCGGCATCCGAGGGCACCTCCGCCGCCGAGGCTCCGGCGCCGCGTACCCGTCGCCGTGCCACGCGCAAGGCGACGGCTCCGGCCGGTGCGCCTGCCGCGGCCGAGGTCGCGGTCGAGCCCGCCGCCGAGGCGTCTGCCGCCCCTGCGGTCGAGCCCGAGGCTGCCGCCGAGGCTCCGGCGCCGCGTACCCGTCGCCGTGCCACGCGCAAGGCGACGGCTCCGGCCGGTGCGCCTGCCGCGGCCGAGGTCGCGGTCGAGCCCGCCGCCGAGGCGTCTGCCGCCCCTGCGGTCGAGCCCGAGGCTGCCGCCGAGGCTCCGGCGCCGCGTACCCGTCGCCGTGCCACGCGCAAGGCGACGGCTCCGGCCGGTGCGCCTGCCGCGGCCGAGGTCGCGGTCGAGCCCGCCGCCGAGGCGCCTGCCGCCCCTGCGGTCGAGCCCGAGGCTGCCGAGGCACCCGCGCCTCGCAGGCGCCGTCGGGCCACCGCTCCCGCCGGGGCACCGGAGGCTCCGGTGGAGACCGTGCCGGTCGCCGCCCATGAGCAGGCCGACGAGCCGGCAGAGGAGACGGCCCCGCGCGGCCGTACTCGTCGCCGTGCCACCCGCAAGCCGTCCGCGCCCGAGGCTGCCGTGGAGACCCCTGAGCCCACCGAGGCCGCTGCGGCCGTGCCCGTCGCGGTAGAGGCACCGGCGGAGGCCGATGCACCGGCGGAGGCCGAGCAGGCTCCGGCCGGGCGTACTCGTCGCCGTGCCACCCGCAAGCCGTCCGCGCCCGAGGCCGCTGTGGAGACCCCTGAGCCCGCCGAGGCCGCGGCTCCCGCCGAGGCTGCGGCACCTGCCCGCACCCGGCGCCGGGCCACCGCGCCGCAGTTCACCGCGGACTCGGAGCGCCCGGAGCGCGCCGAGCGCCCGGAGCGCGCCCGCCGGGCCGCGCGGCCGGCGGTCGCGGTGTTCCAGGCCCCGGTGTTCACCGAGCCGATGTTCCAGACCCCGGAGACGGCGGCTGCCGCTGCTGCCGCCGAGGCGGCCGAGCTCGCCGAGGCAGAAGAGGAGGCGGAGGAGGAGCAGCCCGCCCCGGTCGCCGAGACGGGCGCGCGTCGCCGTCGCCGTCGCCGCGCTGAGGCCGCCGAGCCCCCCCAGGCCGCTGGCACCCCCGAGCCCGAGAGTGCCGAGAAGTCCGGCGATGAGCCTGAGGCCGCAGCCGAGGCCGAGGAGTCCGAGGAGTCCGACGAGTACGACGACCGACCCACCCGCCGCCGTCGCCGTGGCGGGCGCCGCCGTCGCCGTGGCGATGCCGCGGAGGCTTCCGACGGTCAGGACGAGGCCGCCGATGAGGCGGAGCGCGCCGAGTCCGAGCGCGCCGAGTCCGAGGACGCCGAGGACACCGACGAGGAGGACGCCGAGGACGAGGGCGCCGAGGCCGGTACGCCGTCCGCCGCCGGTACCAGCAGTAGCCGTCGTCGCCGTCGCCGTCGTCGTCGCAGCGGCGAGTCCGCTGATGGCGAGACCGGTGCCGCCGACGACCCGGACCGCACGGTCGTCAAGATCCGTGAGCCGCGCCCCAAGGCCGAGCCGTCGGACGAGGTGCAGTCGATCAAGGGCTCGACCCGCCTGGAGGCGAAGAAGCAGCGCCGCCGTGAAGGCCGCGAGCAGGGCCGCCGTCGGGTGCCGATCATCACAGAGGCCGAGTTCCTCGCGCGCCGTGAGGCGGTCGAGCGGGTGATGGTGGTCCGGCAGAACGGGGACCGCACCCAGATCGGTGTCCTCGAGGACAACGTGCTCGTGGAGCACTACGTCAACAAGGAGCAGTCGACCTCGTACGTCGGCAATGTGTACCTGGGCAAGGTGCAGAACGTCCTGCCGTCGATGGAAGCCGCCTTCGTGGACATCGGCAAGGGCCGCAACGCCGTCCTGTACGCCGGTGAGGTCAACTTCGAGGCGCTTGGCATGGGCAACGGCCCGCGCCGGATCGAGTCCGCGCTGAAGTCCGGTCAGTCGGTCCTGGTCCAGGTGACGAAGGACCCGATCGGCCACAAGGGCGCCCGGCTGACCAGCCAGGTCTCACTGCCCGGCCGCTACCTGGTGTATGTGCCCGAGGGCTCGATGACCGGCATCAGCCGCAAGCTGCCCGACACCGAGCGGGCGCGGCTGAAGACCATCCTCAAGAAGATCGTCCCCGAGGACGCGGGCGTCATCGTGCGCACGGCCGCCGAGGGCGCCAGCGAGGACGAGCTGCGCCGTGACGTGGAGCGGCTCCAGGCGCAGTGGGAGGAGATCCAGAAGAAGGCGAAGAGCGGCAACGCTCCGACCCTTCTCTATGGCGAGCCGGACATGACCGTCCGGGTCGTGCGCGACATCTTCAACGAGGACTTCTCGAAGGTCATCGTCAGCGGTGACGACGCCTGGGAGACCATCCACGGCTATGTCTCGCACGTCGCGCCCGATCTTGCGGAGCGGCTGAACCGCTGGACCTCCGAGGTGGACGTCTTCGCGACCTACCGGATCGACGAGCAGCTGATGAAGGCGCTGGACCGCAAGGTCTGGCTGCCCTCGGGCGGCTCGCTGGTGATCGACAAGACCGAGGCCATGATCGTGGTCGACGTCAACACCGGTAAGTTCACCGGCCAGGGCGGCAACCTCGAGGAGACCGTCACCAGGAACAACCTGGAGGCGGCCGAGGAGATCGTGCGCCAGCTGCGGCTGCGCGACCTGGGCGGCATCGTCGTCATCGACTTCATCGACATGGTCCTGGAGTCCAACCGGGACCTGGTGCTGCGGCGGTTGCTGGAGTGCCTGGGCCGGGACCGTACGAAGCACCAGGTCGCCGAGGTGACCTCGCTTGGTCTCGTCCAGATGACCCGCAAGAGGGTCGGCCAGGGACTTCTGGAGTCGTTCTCCGAGACCTGCGTCCACTGCAACGGCCGCGGTGTGGTCGTGCACATGGAGCAGCCGGCCACCTCGGGTGGCGGCGGCAAGCGCGGTAAGAAGCGCGGTCGCGGTGGCGCCGAGCACGAGCACGTGCAGGAGGCTCGGGTGGAGTCGCCCGCCGAGGAGACCGAGGCCGAGGTCGCGGCGGAGGCCGCCGCGCCGACCGCGCTGCCCGAGCCCGCGTTCGAGCCGGACGAGGAGCTGTACTCGAGCGTCGCCGAGGCTGAGGCGGCCGCCAAGCGGGGCCGTGGCCGTCGTCGTGCGACCCGGAAGGTGTCCGCTCCGGCGGGTTCGCCGCAGCAGTCCGAGCCCGTTGTGGCGGTGGAGGTCGAGCAGTCGGTGGCCGGTGTCGCCGACGAGGCTCCGGCCGTGGTGGAGCAGGAGTCGGTGCGGGAGCCCGCGGGGCAGGAGGCTCCGGCTGCCCGTGGCCGTCGTCGTGCGACCCGGAAGGTGTCCGCTCCGGCGGGTTCCCCGAAGGCCGTGGATGAGGCTCAGGCCGAGATCGTGGCGCCCGCCGCCACGGTTTCCGTGCCCGCCGAACCGGCGGCCGAAGCCCCCGAACCGGCGGCCGCCGCCGACACGGCCGGCACCGAGTCCGAGGCTCCGGTCGCGGCCCCGCCGCGGGCCCGTCGCCGGGTGACGCGCAAGGTCACCGCACCCGCCGGTTCGCCGTCGGGCACGGACGACGCCGCCGTCGTCGTGGTGGCGACCGCGCAGGCCGACGGTGCGGAGGAAGTCGCCTCGGCCGAGGCCCCGACCGAGGACACCGCGGACGGCGCCCCGGCCAAGAAGGCAGCCGTCCGGAAGACCGCGAAGAAGGCCACGGCCAAGAAGGCGGTCACCAAGAAGGCGGTCACCAAGAAGGCGGTCACCAAGAAGACAGCAGCGGCCAAGAAGACCGCGGCGAAGAAGACGACCGCCAAGAAGGCCACCAAGGCGACCGCGAAGAAGACCGCAGCCGCGGAGCAGTCGTCGCCGTCGGTGACGGTCTCGGCGCCGGACGCGGCCGAAAGCTGA
- a CDS encoding DegT/DnrJ/EryC1/StrS family aminotransferase: protein MPSSNEQPIPAARPVIGEEEIEAAVRVLRSGMVVQGPEVAAFEEGFSELVQGRHCVAVNSGTSALHLLLMALDIGPGDEVIVPSFSFAASANAVRLVGAEAVFADIDPDTYCVDPAAVEAAITPRTAAIMPVHLYGHPSAMDRIMAIADKHKLAVVEDACQAHAAALHGTPVGAFGAGGTFSFYPTKNMHSLEGGMISTADAETARTLRLLRNQGMEQRYANEIVGTNTRMTDVNAAIGRVQLAKLPGWTEQRIANAAYLSEHISAPNVATPVVAEGARHIYHQYTIRVRGDRAAAMAKLTEAGIGNAVYYPTPIHRLKPFWEHDQKAGRTWDLPETERAAAEVVSLPVHPSLTANDLERIVTAVNALGENL, encoded by the coding sequence ATGCCGAGCAGCAACGAGCAGCCCATCCCCGCTGCCCGCCCGGTCATCGGTGAAGAGGAGATCGAGGCCGCCGTGCGCGTGCTGCGCAGCGGCATGGTCGTACAGGGACCTGAGGTCGCCGCGTTCGAGGAGGGCTTCTCGGAGCTTGTGCAGGGGCGCCACTGTGTGGCCGTCAACTCCGGCACGTCCGCACTGCACCTCCTTCTGATGGCCCTGGACATCGGCCCGGGTGACGAGGTGATCGTCCCCTCGTTCTCGTTCGCCGCCTCGGCCAACGCCGTCCGCCTGGTCGGCGCCGAGGCCGTGTTCGCGGACATCGACCCGGACACGTACTGCGTCGACCCGGCCGCCGTCGAGGCCGCCATCACCCCCCGCACCGCCGCGATCATGCCGGTGCACCTCTACGGCCACCCGTCGGCGATGGACCGGATCATGGCCATCGCCGACAAGCACAAGCTCGCCGTGGTCGAGGACGCCTGCCAGGCGCACGCCGCCGCCCTGCACGGCACCCCGGTCGGTGCCTTCGGTGCAGGCGGCACCTTCAGCTTCTACCCGACCAAGAACATGCACAGCCTTGAGGGCGGCATGATCTCCACGGCCGACGCCGAGACCGCCCGCACCCTGCGGCTGCTGCGCAACCAGGGCATGGAGCAGCGCTACGCCAACGAGATCGTCGGCACCAACACACGCATGACCGACGTCAACGCCGCCATCGGCCGGGTGCAGTTGGCCAAGCTGCCGGGCTGGACCGAGCAGCGCATCGCGAACGCCGCGTACCTCTCCGAGCACATCAGCGCGCCGAACGTGGCCACCCCGGTCGTCGCCGAGGGCGCGCGCCACATCTACCACCAGTACACGATCCGGGTCCGCGGGGACCGCGCCGCCGCCATGGCGAAGCTCACCGAGGCCGGGATCGGCAACGCGGTGTACTACCCGACGCCCATCCACCGCCTGAAGCCGTTCTGGGAGCACGACCAGAAGGCCGGCCGTACCTGGGACCTGCCGGAGACCGAGCGCGCGGCGGCCGAGGTCGTCTCGCTGCCCGTGCACCCCTCGCTGACCGCGAACGACCTTGAGCGCATCGTCACCGCCGTGAACGCGCTGGGAGAAAACCTGTGA
- a CDS encoding CHAD domain-containing protein, with the protein MADTKREIERKYEATGDTRVPDLSGHAGVADVVDRGVAELDAVYYDTAGLRLAADGITLRRRTGGGDEGWHLKFPVATGIRDEIRAPLADALPRTLHALLRSRVRDEALLPVVRLLSSRKVSHLADADGELLAELSVDSVRAERLGGEGGTASWTEIEVELADDADPSVLDAIGERLRKAGIRPSSSASKLARALAETGPARSSATQPVPVADTSAPLRSTREADTAPGRRDKGRTAPKAPKAAETVRDRGARSKRKHAGEFVLAYLREQRDALVALDPAVRRDLPDAVHQMRVATRRMRSGFKTYRKIIDRAVTDPIGDELKWLAGELGVARDQEVLADRLLSRIEALPRPLLLGPVRGRLRTWGTAHRAGARRRSVAVLDSKRYLALLYALDALLDEPPLLKAAVADPSTALPKAVIKDYERLAHRVEHALALPAGHDRDLALHEARKAAKRARYAAEAATPALGKPARRLARRMKAVQTVLGDHQDSVVARSTLRDLAIQAHAAGEPSFTWGLLHGQEEALAARRERELPGVWAKASSPGPQASLSE; encoded by the coding sequence ATGGCGGACACGAAGCGCGAGATCGAGCGGAAGTACGAAGCCACCGGAGACACCCGAGTCCCCGACCTGAGCGGACACGCCGGGGTCGCCGACGTCGTCGACAGGGGCGTCGCCGAACTGGACGCCGTCTACTACGACACCGCCGGGCTACGGCTCGCCGCCGACGGGATCACGCTGCGGCGCCGCACCGGAGGCGGTGACGAGGGCTGGCATCTCAAGTTCCCCGTCGCCACCGGCATCCGTGACGAGATCCGGGCCCCGCTCGCCGACGCCCTGCCGCGCACCCTCCACGCACTGCTCCGGTCCCGGGTCCGCGACGAAGCCCTGCTCCCCGTCGTCCGGCTACTCTCCTCCCGGAAGGTCAGCCATCTCGCCGACGCCGATGGCGAGCTGCTCGCCGAGCTCAGCGTCGACTCCGTACGAGCCGAGCGCCTCGGTGGCGAAGGCGGCACAGCCTCCTGGACGGAGATCGAGGTCGAGCTCGCCGACGACGCCGACCCGTCGGTGCTCGACGCCATCGGTGAGCGCCTGCGCAAGGCGGGCATCCGCCCGTCGTCGTCGGCGTCCAAGCTGGCCCGCGCCCTCGCGGAGACGGGTCCGGCGCGGTCCTCCGCGACACAGCCCGTGCCCGTCGCCGACACCTCCGCCCCCCTGCGGTCCACCCGCGAGGCGGACACGGCGCCCGGCCGCCGGGACAAGGGCCGCACCGCTCCCAAGGCTCCCAAGGCCGCGGAAACCGTACGGGACCGAGGGGCCCGATCGAAGCGGAAGCACGCCGGCGAGTTCGTGCTCGCCTATCTGCGGGAGCAGCGGGACGCCCTCGTCGCGCTGGACCCCGCCGTACGTCGTGACCTGCCCGACGCGGTCCACCAGATGCGCGTCGCCACCCGCCGTATGCGCAGCGGCTTCAAGACCTACCGCAAGATCATCGACCGCGCCGTCACCGACCCGATCGGCGACGAGCTCAAATGGCTCGCCGGTGAGCTCGGTGTCGCCCGGGACCAGGAAGTACTGGCCGATCGGCTCCTCAGCCGGATCGAGGCGCTCCCCAGGCCCCTGCTCCTCGGCCCCGTGCGAGGACGTCTGCGGACCTGGGGTACCGCGCACCGCGCCGGCGCCCGCCGCCGTTCCGTGGCGGTGCTCGACAGCAAGCGATACCTCGCACTGCTCTACGCACTCGACGCCCTGCTTGACGAACCACCGCTGCTCAAGGCCGCCGTCGCCGACCCGTCCACCGCTCTGCCCAAGGCGGTGATCAAGGACTACGAGCGACTGGCGCACCGGGTCGAGCACGCACTGGCACTCCCCGCCGGCCACGACCGCGATCTGGCCCTGCACGAAGCCCGCAAGGCTGCGAAGCGCGCCCGCTACGCCGCGGAAGCCGCCACCCCCGCCCTCGGCAAACCCGCCCGGAGGCTCGCCCGCAGGATGAAGGCCGTCCAGACCGTGCTCGGTGACCACCAGGACAGCGTGGTCGCCCGCAGCACCCTGCGCGACCTCGCCATCCAGGCCCATGCGGCAGGCGAACCCTCCTTCACCTGGGGACTTCTCCACGGTCAGGAGGAGGCCCTGGCGGCACGTCGGGAACGCGAGTTGCCCGGGGTGTGGGCGAAGGCGTCAAGCCCGGGACCGCAGGCCTCACTCTCCGAGTGA
- the rodA gene encoding rod shape-determining protein RodA: MSGTNGFSVARYSPDRGSWARLTARDSILRRLDWPMLLSAIALSVIGALLVWSATRNRTELNQGDPYYFLFRHALNTGIGLALMAGTVWLGHRTLRGAVPVLYGISVLLVLLVLTPLGATINGAHAWIVIGGGFSLQPSEFVKITIILGMAMMLAAQVDAGDQEIPDHRIVAKSLVLAAVPMGIVMLMPDLGSVMVMVVIVLGVLLASGASNRWVLGLIGAGVAGAVLVTMLGLLDEYQINRFAAFANPELDPAGVGYNTNQARIAIGSGGHLGTGLFKGSQTTGQFVPEQQTDFVFTVAGEELGFLGAGFILFLLGVVLWRACRIARETTELYGTIVAAGIIAWFAFQSFENVGMTLGIMPVAGLPLPFVSYGGSSMFAVWVAVGLLQSIKVQRPMSA, from the coding sequence ATGTCCGGAACGAACGGCTTCTCGGTCGCCCGCTATTCTCCCGACCGCGGCTCCTGGGCCAGACTCACCGCCCGCGACTCGATACTGCGCCGGCTCGACTGGCCGATGCTGCTGTCCGCCATCGCGCTGTCCGTCATCGGCGCGCTGCTGGTCTGGTCGGCCACCCGTAACCGCACCGAGCTCAACCAGGGCGACCCCTACTACTTCCTGTTCCGCCACGCCCTGAACACCGGAATCGGCCTGGCGCTGATGGCGGGGACCGTGTGGCTCGGCCACCGCACCCTGCGCGGAGCCGTGCCGGTGCTGTACGGGATCTCGGTGCTGCTGGTCCTGCTGGTGCTCACCCCGCTCGGCGCCACCATCAACGGCGCTCATGCCTGGATCGTGATCGGCGGCGGATTCTCCCTCCAGCCCTCGGAATTCGTGAAGATCACGATCATCCTGGGCATGGCGATGATGCTCGCGGCACAGGTCGACGCGGGCGATCAGGAGATCCCCGACCATCGCATCGTCGCCAAGTCGCTCGTCCTCGCGGCCGTGCCGATGGGCATCGTCATGCTGATGCCGGACCTCGGCTCGGTCATGGTGATGGTGGTGATCGTGCTCGGGGTGCTGCTCGCCTCCGGGGCGTCCAACCGATGGGTGCTCGGATTGATCGGCGCCGGAGTCGCGGGCGCGGTACTCGTCACCATGCTCGGACTCCTCGACGAGTACCAGATCAACCGTTTCGCGGCCTTCGCCAACCCCGAACTCGACCCGGCAGGCGTCGGCTACAACACCAACCAGGCGCGTATCGCGATCGGCTCCGGCGGGCACCTCGGCACCGGCCTTTTCAAGGGTTCCCAAACGACCGGCCAGTTCGTCCCCGAACAGCAGACCGACTTCGTCTTCACGGTCGCGGGGGAGGAGCTCGGCTTCCTCGGCGCCGGCTTCATCCTCTTCCTGCTCGGTGTGGTCCTGTGGCGCGCTTGCCGGATCGCCCGCGAGACCACCGAGCTCTACGGCACCATCGTCGCGGCCGGGATCATCGCCTGGTTCGCCTTCCAGTCCTTCGAGAACGTCGGTATGACCCTCGGCATCATGCCGGTTGCCGGACTCCCGCTGCCTTTCGTCTCCTATGGCGGCTCGTCCATGTTCGCGGTCTGGGTGGCGGTCGGACTGCTCCAGTCGATCAAGGTGCAGCGACCCATGTCCGCGTGA